The genomic interval TCTTCGGTCTTCCTGTTCttcttttttgtatgattgatttattatatttattcatatttattcattacattaaCTTCTAAATGGTACTTCTGTTTTCAGCTTTGGAACAAAATAATTCCAGTCTAGGAGAGAAGACCCCACAGCCGAGTCCCACCGCTGCCACCACTCAGGACAACAGCGAAGTAAGTCTCTGCATTGTGACCAGCATTCGAACATTTATATCGAATATAAGGAGCTTAAGCTCGAACGCAATATTTTACTAACCTGGTTAAATAGCTAAACCCCTCGTCtaaaatactttgttttattatcttggtgtataatgtattttttcgtGTCTCCTCAGATAGTAGCTGCCTTACCTCCACCGGCCAAACCCGCGCCTCCCAAGTCGCTCGCGAGGGCTATCAATGAAACATTTCAGGTAATATCGTCGAAAATCATTCATTGGAGCTTGCATTTAAAGTCAGTCAAGATTAAGGTGCAAGTGCTCTATTGggttatataaatgttaatattatatacccATTTTTCAGACCTTCCCTGTGCCCGTTAATACGTATCCAAGGACgccatatattaaaaagtgaGTTTTTTAGTTCATTAATTATTGTCTCTGTAGAAAAGACTCTCTTGAAGAGAGTCTTGGCAGAGCATGAATCACCAATGAGTAAGCCTTTGTCACTATCCAGCTCTCCAACTATTTCTGCACTAAAAACCACCTCAATCAAATGCTTCATTTTGACGCGAAATAAGAACCTTCTTccacatataatattaacgaATTGATTCCCAgagtaaataacaaattggTGATGGACGAAGACCTGGTGCGCGGTCGAGCGGCGCCGAAGAAGAACGGGAAGAAGGCGCCACCCGAACTCTTGCTGCCTTACGTGCCTGGAGGTATTACTAGTTAATTTACAGATGAACTAACATTTAATACTAATGATCAAGAAACCAGGCAAGCGAGttacctgatgggaagtgccCACCGCAATTTATGTATGCCTGCAACATCAGTAGTTTCACGCGCGTACCtggaattaatatttttatgcccttttaaaaaaactatgtagTCTATAGTGAAAATCACAACCAACCTTATGGATACTTAATATTCATAAGAAACTTCATGTCGCTTAGGACCAAACTGGAATCAACATCCTGCGTCAATATCTCGATCCGATGCGACATATGGATTACTATGCTACAACATATTTAGGTACCTTATTTATGCATTTTCTGTAAATTGTGCAACAAggagtttatctatatttctatttcaaaacTCTCTCTTATTTTTCAGCTAGCAACAGTCCTCTGAAGAAGGCCAAGAAACCACCCGCTTCATTAAATACCTCGGCCAAGATGTACGAAACTTGGGAAACTAACGTAAGTACATTAACAATTGTATGTAAACTAGCTTTTACACGCGGCTTGTCCTGCTTCCTACgggaaattatacatattccCGGAATGAAAATTAGCTTATCCTTTGTACTCTGTATTGTAATTTCAAGAATTATATTGGTTCAGTAGTAACTACATAAAGGgtgaagtaacaaacataatacaaacaaaatacttatttttctcatttatagTTGGGATTATCCTTTAAGATGACAGTATTCGCGCCAACCGCCagtttgttgtaattttttgtccTAGTTTCAAGGGTGTCCTTAAGAGGTGTCCTCAAGGGGTTTTAAAACTGTCCAGGGACATCATTTGACATGGAAATGTTCCTTTTAAATAGctaatattaggataaatgCGGCTTAATTAGTATATTTGTCCGAATAATAGTAGTTTTCCTTTCCATCTTCGTATAACTTTTGGCACAGAATCCACAAGACATGCCAGGCCACATGAAAACAAACCTGCCGTACATGTGACTGCACGACACCGGCTATTGGAGAGCCGCCTACTACTGAAGACTGCTGTACTTTGTTGATATCTGTGAACGTTTTAAATTGGACATTGTAAATACTCTTTCAGTAACTCTGCCGTCGTAAGACCAAAAGACTAACCCCATATTTTTtcgattttgtattataaatatatacttatatattcgGAATCGGCAAAACAGGTTCCGAATATACAGGTGACttaggtaatttaaaataaaatacgtaacTATACGCGACTTTTCTTTTATGACGGCAGAACTATATGTTCAATATTTGGTCGCTGATGGACAAAATGGCGggaattataacaaaatggcgtaactCAGTGACGTAACGTGTCTTGGTActccaaaattttataacctaaacacattttttttgtttgtcctAGCCTTTTTAGTCCTGAAATTCTGTCGGGTACGAAAAACGTATTCTGTTGAAGAATTTGAGTAGTATTTAGTATAATTTGTGAGTGAATACATAAAAGTTATGCTCATAAACaacatgtaaatttttttgtgaaaaaaaattgaagtaaCTAAGTACATGTTCAAACTATTTGTTAATTACATCTCCTCGTATAGATGCATCAGAACATcacattttgttaatatttaatgttatttatttattgaaacatgAAGATGTTGCGTTTGTACGATTTTTCGTTAATTTATGATAATGGCGTTGAGAATTATCgtggtttttttataaagttttcttaataatacaatttatagtagttaaaatgtaaataatttgtaaagtgTTGCATTTCGATACACACAGCAATAAAcacttttgttaaaaaaaaattgttttccatttttttatacccCATTAAGAACCTTGAAaccattgaaattaaaataaaccccATAAGTCACTGACATATTATACTACtactgtacaaaataaaacaacataatattttatatatattttaattggcagtttaaaactaaaaaagtacAGTTTACAATTTCTTGATGACTTGAGACTAATTCTATTAGTTCTACGAACGACAAATGGCATACACATCGTTTTCAGCAACAATAGACCTTAACACCTAAAGCAGAAGTTTTTAACTCCGTTGTTACAGAATTTCACTTTGGCTCTTTCGAAAATTATGAGAATTAATACTGTACCAATGTGTATTGGGATTGGtataatattatcacaatAAATAGTTACTACACGGTATAGATTTGTTCTTAATGTTATTAACTTAAATATGCGTGTATAGTGTATACCTATGTACTATGAGTTTCAAAGAAGTATTTCAGGACTGTCAACAGCGCCATATTTATTTCGGTTACAACTTCATTATTGATTATAATGTACAATGCGCTTGTGCAATAACAAAATCGTCTACTGCGCAGGCAAACCGTGGACACGCCAGTTCGCAACTCTTATAATTCGCATTGTATCATACactatacaaattaattttgattgtgATTGTAATGTATGCTGTATTTATGCAGATTTATTACCGGTTTGTATGGTTAGTACCACAATCTATCGTACCACATCTCTGAAAATCAGCATCTTGCCTCATTGTCCTCATAACACAAGCTAAGAAGGACCTTTAGGTTGCATACTACACGTTAAACTGTAAAACTACACGTTACGTTTGTATACAGGCAGAATACATACTGAAGGATAATCAAGTAACTGAACATAGAAATTGGGACTAAGTACGAGAAATAATTCACCCTCGTGGTCCCATTAATGGGACAAAACTTTGGGACCACGGGAAAAGAGCGCaaacaattttgttgaatgtatttttgttaatattgtgatttaatttaattttgttttatgcactaaatatatatatttcgaaattGGCGCGAAATCTAATATGGCGTCGTCGTAGACAGTCCTATTCTTGTTTAAAATGCTATGTAAAATAAAGCGATCAAacgatatatatttacaaaaagtgGCAgcattaggtatataattagtGTGTAATCTCTTTTTATGAGTAGAATTCAAAAGAATTTATACAGAGATCAACCGCTAAGTATTATTCGAATTAGCACCATCGAtttcttattgtttttttacccGAGAGCAAGGAAAGGGCTGAGTGTGCATGTGTTTTATGATCCACATAAGACTTAGTAGACATATATATCATACGAAGCAGCGGTAGAAAGTTAACATTTTTGCCATAATTCCTAAAGAATCACACGTGATATCATGTATAATTCTAACCTTTggaaaattgagaaaattttGCATGTGTGACAATATTCATAATGTCGATGCACTGTGATAAAATAGGGAACCTGGTTCAATTAGGAGTAGCTTGTCTATATTTAAAGTGCACGGGCATTATGAATAATATCTTAGATTATTCGCTTCCGGACTGTAGGTTCCACTGCTAATTTCCACTAATGGGTCTAGCGggattttcaaatattcatGGACCCACATAGGTGGTGGAACtagcaatataaattttagacAATGTTTCATACCTCACGGAAaggtatttatataagaaCTTATTTTGCGCTGCTAAGCAATGGTCTGAAAAGAAAGCCtcaataagatatatttttcatcgaTGACATTAAAATCATCTTAGATTATCACGTCCTTATAGCTACGCAATAACACTATacgcaataataatatacaaaattgattAAGACTAAATGACTGATACTTAAGTTTTGGCGGCGAATTAaagacaattatatttttgcttatGGATTTTATATGATCGTATcccataaaaaaaatgaagcataaaaaaataagaccgCCATGTCTTAAAAAATccacgatttaaaaaaaaacagaaaaaatcgAAAGCTAGAGGAACGTTCACACAATTTCTATTTCTTATGCCAGGTCCACGGAGTCGCCGACGGAAATGCGTGatcattgcgtagttagtatgagtgcttttatttaccgcaatgaaaaaccagcaatgtaatAAATCCGCCTAAgcttggcaaactgttcgacgacagggtggagccggcattaaacttacaaaataaGTATGAAGGCACACTTCGAATGCATACACGTGTACACAATTAATTGGAAGACAAAAAGCAATTTCAACAACTACTTCGACGGAGTCGTTTCAGCAATTTTGTAAACCATTTGTTATCTTGAAAACGTTTTTAGTAACATCGAGACTTCTGTAACGCCGGCTACATACTGTCGGCAAATTTAGTTGCGTAGTTTCTATGGTAGTTTTATTACCccaaggaaaaaccagcaatgtgtgTAGAATTCGGCAAAATTGGAGATGttgtgtagccggcataacGGTGTATCTCTCAATTGCCACTAAGTTGATTATATTGCATCTTATGACAAAAACATATGTTGACAATGCCACAGTTACTCTCCTATGATTGATATAAGAGcgcactttttaaattatttagcaTATTTAGCAATTTGGTCGAGTCTACGCGGTGAGCTCAGCGGGGGGGCGTGCGGGGGCGCAGGGGGCGCGGAGCACCTCCCCCCCGCTCTCGGTAATGGCCACCGATGTGTGGTACTTGATGAGATCAGCTAAAACAATGAAGCTTAAATATAGCTTGCTGaagttgtttttttcaatgaacACGGATTTGACTATATGAATGGAGGGAAGACCACAGACTGCGTGGAAGTCAGGAGATgctctataaatttattatattacttactagGTAGTACGGAGTACCATTCCATACGGAGGAATTACTTAGTAGGTAGTACGGAGTACCATTCCATGGcgctaacaaaaataatggatAACTATGAtcaatatcaatcaatatacctaagtatatgaTGTATCTTTCgagatacaatattttttgggcTTATGACGACGAAATGTCCTGTAACGACCTCCGCCGCATGTCGGTGTgctatctggaggtcctgggGTCGATTCCCAGCGCAGGCAAATGAGATCACAAATAAGTTGTGTTGTGCCCCTGTCTGTGTTTTTGTCCATCGGACCCgtgatacaagcttagtgcttagtgtgggtCATTGAGTGTTAGGTATCCATTTATTagtaactagcttttacccgcgtcttcgtccgcgtgaatttcccatggtaaatggaattaaaagtagtctatatccttctccgtatTCATGTCTAAGAAGATAGATAATGCGCGAAGAGGAAACAAACAGACTacctttcgcatttataatattagttagaaaaGAATGTTGTCATTTAATGAGTAACACGAGCATCACCTAGAGAGTTGTGCATAATCTGTTGTTCGCCGAGCAAGCGGTAGCCGGCGGGCAGCGCCTCCACCAGGAAGTGCAggcagcgcgcgcgcgcgcgcagcgAGATCGCGTAcccgcgcgcgcgccgcgacAGCCGCACCAGGTAGCTGCCCGCCGCCTGCGACCGCAGCAGCTGCTCCGCCTCCGACCGGCTCAGGAGCCCTGGAAACCGTTATAATTCCTAGCTTCACCCCGGgacttcactcccgtgggaatttcgagataaaaagtaccatgtgttgttccaggttatattcgacccgtgtatcaaatttcttttgcataaaattttattttacgcttTAAGAGCATGAAGTGtaccattacattacattaggGATTAACGATTGTAAATTGTACACCGAGAAAAGAaagcaacaaataaatataaattaagtaatattatgtaagtaatacCATGAAACCATTCTACAGGTTTATTGTGTTCATCCAAGCCGACCCCTCGCTTGAGCTCCTGTGTCCTGAACCACTCCAAAACTGCTTCTTCGCTCAGTGGCTTGCCGGCTGGAAATTATCAAGTCATTGATTATGTCAGCCACTAAATGGTCTGTTATGTCTGTGTCAGCACTCCTTCTGAAGACAAATCACAAAGTCAAACacctttcttatttattaatttaattttattgacaatCATATTTATGAGAAACTTATCAAACCACAAATCACTCGATTGCTACCTATtttcaagaaagttgtgtctATCTACGTAATAACCACAAACCACACAGCCATAAAGATAACTAAGATAGTTGAGATAGAGAGACCTGGGGTCCCACCATCAACTATTACAAAACGATTCAATTGTagggcagttcagtttaggaacctaaaatgaatcgcgttATTTGGTACCACCAACTAATCTTAACAAAGTCGCATTTGAATCGTAAGgagtgaatgaaatcaatttaaaaaaaaaattgtttctgaATCGTAAACCCTAGTGACAGTAGCCAAATGTAAGAAAGAGATAAGGCTATATGAtgtcgatatattttatctcgtttcaAGAGTTGCGTTCCGATATCAAATTCTTACCATTTTGGGCAAACAATACGCAcctttttgttacttaaaattaaaatgtattgttattatcttgcttttacataatacaaaacacaataaaataaaatatttaaattgaaataaatgcaatataatattgatacaGACTAAAAATTTGTCGGTCATAACATCTAAACACAAAATtaggaactatcaataacagatagACTACATCGTTGTTTTTagcgacagtagcgccacgtTTGTGGTGTTCTTTCGTGGAAACCTATCTgaaatagtaacttttttgAATCGCCAATTGTGACAACTAAGCGATCCAGTTTACGTTCTCAATGCACATCATGGTAAagaattgtatgcaaaatgagtgaatgaaatcgaaTTGGCGTATTGTTTTGGTAACACTACCTATAATGGATCGATATATCATCGtgatggtacgaattagcGATGCAGATCCGTTTAGGTCCTGAACTGTACTgcattaagagatgatggtaagccccctaaAAGAAGAAGCATGAAAGCGGGCCCTGGGCTCTGATTCTTATCGAATGAGAAGATGCTCAATTgggagagaaagagagagagacacCTTGTGGCTGTTCAGGCGGAGTGTACTCCCTCAGATCAGCGCTGCGCCGGTGGACTTCTCTAGCTTCACGCGCGATGGCTCTCATCGCTGCTTCTGCTTCTTTTGCCTTGCGCTCTGTAGGTCGgaaaataagttaataagtTTTCTCAAAAACGTCATATTATCATGAATATAACAACGCAATGTGACGCGTTGGAAGCTAAAGcttttagtaaaattaataaagatcacgtctttcatattttgtgacaactcTGACTGCTTTGTCAACGCTGGCTGCTTCGCCTTTAGCGAGGCCGTCGAACAACTGTATGAATCTCATACTAAATTTAggttgttttgtttataatctgctaaacaaacaaaatgaaataaaacattaaccctgttctttataaaaaaaaagttaaaatatactttgtatgttttgtcattatcacactttataaaatttggcattgacagaacgaaacAAAACTTTAGCTTAAactatgttttatcttttttataaataagaacaACAGTGTAAATCATGAAAATTACAAGCAATAGTCCCTACCTTGTTCCCGCCAGGCGCGGTCGTCGTCTTGCGCGTGCAGCTGCGCGTCGCGGagcgtgcgcgcgcgccgcgcccGCAGCCCGCGCAGCAGCTCgcccgcgcgcgccgccgccacGCGCCGCTCCCACGCCGCCACGCGGTTGCTGACACCGTCCCCGTTGCTTGGGATACCTAACTCCTGCAAATTATACATACCCTATTGATTTAACTGCAACTAAATTGTCTCTAAGGGGAAAGTGAATCGCTGTGAAATAATTCAACTTATTGACATTAACTAGCCTGCTCTCAACCATACAACAGTCCGGCGCAAACCCATATGTTAATTGGGTTTGCTTCCCgactttttgggaagaaacGGTGGGCAAATACCCATCTCTGCTCCCAACCTATCGCCAGTtaactgtaagagatccctacatgggataaatTCACTGTTGTACATATGTCTTTATTGTATTCATGTTAATTTATGTAGTACTGCTTATTTTCATACAGTTCAGATTCCAAGAAATTAATACACACAAATGTGGTGGATAGGCGATAGGTATAGGCATAGGCATGATAATTGGAAAACATTAACATAAGTtgttcttaaaattaaaaaaataaaaacatttgggttatactttttattagaaGCCTGTTGATAGAAGCTATATCTGATTTGTTCTATTAAAAGagcaatatttgtaaaattatagaaaCAGAGTTGAGCATaacgaaaaaatatgtttcttggcattattattgcaaagaaaattgttactaaatatcattattagtTTCATTATTTCCACTAGGCGTGTACTGAAAAGACGTAGCGTAGCGTATTGAAAAGACTCAGATACAGACTTAGTTACCTATTACTGTTACAGTTGTAGTTGTTgaattactattatattgttatgtttgtggtatattattataattatatagcaaAGAAAAAGCAAAGTAGAACAGATtgatatttctgaaaaaagaaaatacgtAAAATCTACCTGCAAGACATCTCTCTTCCCTTCAATAAAGTTGAAATGCAAAGTGTTCTTATTCATGTCCAACTTCAGGTTATCATTGCAGTAGACCTCCGTCTCTTTCTTCTCCGAGATCTCCACTTCTGGTTCCAAGACTTCGATCCTCTGCCGAAGGTCGTCCACTGTGCAGTAAATTTCCAGAGTATCTTCTAAAGGGTCTATTGTCTTCGGGGACAGATCAAACTTCTGAAAGAAAGTTTTTGATGttagtttcttatttttaaacgtaCCGCCAAATTGCATTCATGCATGTGTCTATTTATCCTACAGATATCTAAAAACGcattttataagtaggtagaGTGAAGTAGCGCGTGTCTACAGTACCTTCTAGCTGTGAAAAATCTAACTTAAGTCAACGGGATCAAAAGATATGACCATTTTTCATCAGCccaattttgcatacatagggtatattgtgtaccgttgtattcagctaaataaataaatagagcaTCGTCACCTCTCTATGAGCCAATGCTTGACTGTTAGATACTGGTTCATTGTACCATTAAGATCACCTAATGTACTTTtactaagtattttatgtaataaagtttaagtaaaaataaatatttaaaaaactctaTGCGAGAGGTCCTCTACTGACTTGTTCCAAGCTATCCAGAGGCTTGTAGTCGATGAGCTGTGTGAGTTCTTTCTCTACTGACTTCCTCAGTTGGTGCGCCTCCTCCCTCGCCTGCGCCAGCGCACGCTGCCTCGTCTCCTCGGCCAGGATGCTCTCGATGGACTTGTCGTCTGGATGTTCACCCATCACCCACACCTTGAAGTAACAAGCCAAGAAAACATACTTAATTGTGTGTTTGggaactaaaataaattagaaattgtCTAGTTGTGACTACGGGAACATTTCTAATGACGCAATTAGTTGTGCATACTATGTTGATACAAAGAGAAAAGGTGATTCTAAAAACGATGGAGATCATCGACGCAAAGAAgaagtgaaattatttatttataacgttTAGTAGTATTTTGAGTAGAAGGTTGTCGAAACGTGAAGTTAGAGACGTTACAGACTCtacaaaaataactatatcTCTTTCTGATTCAGACATGTATTTAAGACACGTTTTACAGAGTGTTGGAGCAAggattttcttttcttctgtCCTTTTTCCACAAATAAGATTGATAAATCGAAAATATATCTGGTCCTTCCTTCAAATAGTTAATAACCTAAGTGTAGTGTAAATGATTTATGATAGATGAtcaatttcttatatataaactaacgCTAAAAAGGCAGATTCATTCAATCGTATATGTCGGAAGTGGTAATGACCTGCAAAATCCCAGTGACAGCGGTCGCAAGGTCGACATGAGGTTGAACAATGAAAACAAAGCCTTCGCTTCAGTGTCACTGGCTGGCTACAAGTCAATTGTTGTCATTAAAAAGCTATAACATCCGCCCTGGCGATGGCGCACTGGTTTATAACATTCGCACAGTTACCAATGATAATCATTGCACTAAATTAaacgtgtcacatgagtttatataggtaccaatCTAACTCAGGTATGCTTAGTAGTTTTTCAAGGTGGTCTATGAGAAAGTTTTGATGGAAACaaagttttccttcaccggaagcagtTACAAGTAatcgtaaaaatcatgtcagatgccttaagATCAGATGACTTGAAAATCTGAtgccagtgttagcaataatacatTCGGAAATAAAGAAGATTACAgtaaattatctaattcttGACTGAAGCTATTTCTTCAGTTAATCTATGCTAAACTGTTTTTGATCTGTGCgtcagtaaataattaaataaatatattaggacaaatcacacagttgaactagccccaaagtaagttcgagacttgtgttatgcgatactaactcaacgatactatatttttataacaaatacatatatagataaacatccaagacccgggctaatcagaaaaagatcattttccatcatgacccgaccggggatcgaacccgggacctctcggttcacaAGCAAGCACtgtaccactgcgccaccgaggtcgtcaaactcattatgaataattatttaagcaCATTTAAATGAAAGTATTCGTACGTATGTACTTGATTATCTAATATGATCTGGATTTATCCCCGCAGATTCGTATTTGTGGTTACACTggtgtgaataaataaatatttgagatAATCTATTCGGAAGTGTGTAATATGTGTGCAATTGTCTCtcttttaaaagtattttttattttcggtAATAGTAAAccttaacaaataaaaataaggatAAATCTAACGATGCATTGTGCACGGGAATCACGCATACATATCCGCTACTTGAATCAAATCCGAGGACAATATTTGATTACTTAACTGTTAGTCTGTTACATGTGTAAATTATCATGGCATCGATAATATTTGCAGTAGGTAGAAGGCAGTACTTTAACAAGTAGCACTGTCAAAGTACACACGACTGACCCACTTGTATCACGACTCGACCGTCAACTTACAAAAGCTTCCAATGCCATATACCTACATTGAACCATCTATtctgtacataataatatgaatacatTCAATGATGTACAATTGTACAAGTTATAAAAGATAttacgttttattattgtcgTTAAATCAGTCGTTTAAACAATGGGTGTGGCGGAAAAGATAGGCTTTAGCtatataagaaattaattctACTTACTTGTACTATGACGGTATGACAAACATGTTGAATATTCTATGATGTTAGTTAATCTTATTGTGTCGCATTATGTCTGATGTTGAATCCCACGCCTGCTGCTGCGTGTTTTCGTGAATTTACAATGTATGAAGACAAGACCTCGTGTTGCGACGAATTATTTCTTTTCCATTACTATGAActataatgaatattaaattgtgCGGTAATTTAGAAGCTAAATGACTTACCCACGGCTCCCCATCTTCCCCCTTCATGAACTGCACCTGTTTCTTGCCATTCTTCTGGAACTTCTGCCGGTCGTCGTCTTTGCTGACCTTCTGGTCCCAGGCTTGCCAACGCCGgacctgaaaaaatattttttttttttgtaaatttcttATTACACTTTGCAGAAGAGAATCATTTCTGACAAAACAATATGTAATCAATCGGTTGTTGGGTGTCAATATTTGGAATATcagcaaaattaaattaaaaagtttattatggAAATTCCATATACCTTCCCAGGTACTTTTTAGTCACAATATATTGATTCCTAAAGCTAAAACATCTGGCATTTCAAAATAACTATTGAGGAGAAAGGTTGAAAGAAACTCTGACAGTTTTTGTCCCTATTCATGAAAGAACTCACTCCAACTACTGAATATCTTTCGCAGCATAGGAGTCGTATTTCTAACAATCAAGTGCTTCAGTGGACATTATACACAaatatagtaagtacttatgcTACCCATGGGATTTGAAGTTACGATATTCATTTTGATCAAAAAGTCAACGCCTAGAATAGCGGAAATAATGAGTTCCAATttcattatatgtttttatgagCCAGAAAAACCAAATGCCTATAGGCTATCACCTGAATGAAGATTCAACGCAGTACATGAAGTCGGAACAGATCGATACTAATAAACGTAGAAAACACATGTGTGAAATGACTTAATGACATGCAAAGAATACAAAAGGCGGTTATGACGCATGACTA from Plodia interpunctella isolate USDA-ARS_2022_Savannah chromosome 14, ilPloInte3.2, whole genome shotgun sequence carries:
- the LOC128675225 gene encoding SH2 domain-containing protein 4A-like yields the protein MLQQILRDMWVDPEILAELDETQKQTLFCKMREEQVRRWQAWDQKVSKDDDRQKFQKNGKKQVQFMKGEDGEPWVWVMGEHPDDKSIESILAEETRQRALAQAREEAHQLRKSVEKELTQLIDYKPLDSLEQKFDLSPKTIDPLEDTLEIYCTVDDLRQRIEVLEPEVEISEKKETEVYCNDNLKLDMNKNTLHFNFIEGKRDVLQELGIPSNGDGVSNRVAAWERRVAAARAGELLRGLRARRARTLRDAQLHAQDDDRAWREQERKAKEAEAAMRAIAREAREVHRRSADLREYTPPEQPQAGKPLSEEAVLEWFRTQELKRGVGLDEHNKPVEWFHGLLSRSEAEQLLRSQAAGSYLVRLSRRARGYAISLRARARCLHFLVEALPAGYRLLGEQQIMHNSLADLIKYHTSVAITESGGEVLRAPCAPARPPAELTA